Below is a window of Ctenopharyngodon idella isolate HZGC_01 chromosome 7, HZGC01, whole genome shotgun sequence DNA.
ACATATAACACACTGTTTTTAACATACTACAGCAGTGTTTTAAACGTATGTAACTTTATGCCGCCATAAAAGCAGCAGTATCTGGACTCACCTTCAGAGTATAAACCCTGTCGCCGTTCTCATTCAGATAAAACTGCAGGAACATGATGATAAACTCTCGACAGTCACAGTCACGCACCAGATTACGGTTTATTTCGAAAATATCCGAACTAAAACCAGGTTTATAATCAGCAGAGCAGCGAGCGGCTCAAAACAACACGTGTGCGACTGATCCCGGAACAAACCGGATGTGCGAGTCGAGGCGCAAAGGAGGATGGGGAATTGAGTTTTTAAAAAGGTCACATGCGTAACGAAAGCTGACATCATAATAAATGTACATGTATATactaatgtatatattaaaatatattctttataaatgttaaattgtatatttattattttatttttcattcatttttttaattgtttaatatttatcattataattcacacgttttattctattaattgacttaggctatatataaatattataaaatatcattgtttattattttttactatttactattcattcattatttgttcattttataatttaatttattatacttATTCTTATAATTTTATTAGCATATTTTTCCCCAGTTACCTTTATTTCTTCATTGTTGTTTAGGCctactattattttataataaatgctcACACAAGCAAATGATAagcattaaactttttttttttaaatttcataatgcatatttcattcttttgttgtttatttaggattttttaaaaaagtatttgtttcctatttattcattatttttcattatcgTTCGCCACAGAAATGTCGAATCATTTTCagagcgattttttttttttttttttttttagcggatgaacgataaaaacactgaaagccaatcagaatccttcATACTTTAAATCGCGCGCGCTTTCAATAAATCGACCGTTTGTCGGTGTGGACGCGTCGTGAATATAcgtagttatcattatagttattgttcttggtgtgaacgggtctTTTATACTCGTTATttgataaaacatgttttgtttatctctctctctctctctcaggcgCGTGATTCGCTCATTCGCCGTTCACAGTCCGGATCTCCCGTTCACAGATGCCGTGAACGCGGCCGTTCAGGAGTGGAGGAAAATCTCAAACTTTGAACGCGAGCAATATTACATAAATGCCaggatttattaacattatgattaataattaacatttataaaacgtATTTAATTATAGCTACAATAATTGTGTATTGATTTAGTGCTGTTTGGAGGATAACATTTTTGGGAAATTGAGTTTTTAAAAAGGTCACGTGTGTAAAGAAAGCctatatatagaatataaagGCACAAATTTACTAATATCAGTATCATTATGTTTGGAACACAGACATGatgatttgtgtttgtttttgaaagtgtgcAGTTCAAATCTGCATTCTTCAGCAGTGAGCAACTGTTTCAGGTAATCTGTTCACTTATTCAAAGTCTTTTAATGTTTAATCAGAGGCTACAACACTTTCATTTCAGCTTTTGAATGACATAGAAGTACTTCAGTGTCAGGTATAGActaattaatgttaattcaaTTGGAGAAGATACTTGATGTTCTTTATATATGCCTTTTTTGcaattgttttgttgttgctgttattgtTTTGGCTGTATATTAATGGCTACCACTGGTTACTTgcaatattgaaataaaactattgtaatattatacATTAACTGAGATAAAATGCAGCTAACATGTAAAATATCCTGTTTGTAGATGGAGAACCAAAGTTCAGCACAGCCTTTTTCACCTCTTCTGCCACTCCATGAGGATAACGAGGCGCTGCTTAACTACGAACGAACACATCCAGAAGAGAGGAGTGTAACCGACAGGCCTCTTCAAGAGGATCAGACTGAATCACAACCAGTCAGAATGGACGATTCGCAATGTTTTGATGCTGGAGACGTGTTTCTTGTGCCAGAAACACCTGCTGATTCCCAACTGAAGCTGATGCGATCAATGAAACCTTCTCAAACATCTGTTCGTTCTCCTCAGACGCTTCATTCGCTTCAGTATGAAGAGCTTGAGGAAAGTCGTCAATGGTATCGACCAGCATTTGACTCTGAAGATCCTGGAAGATCACAAAACCTTCATTTCCCAACATCAATCCATCAATCAGTTCCTCAGGAGGAACTAAACCGCATCCCACAGTTCAGTGAAGACCGCCAACCTCCATCTACTCCTATAAATGTCAAACCAGTAACTCTTTTCACACATATTAACCCTTTCCACGCACCTCATCTTAACCCTTCGTGGCCCGTTCTAGTACCTCATTTCAACCCTATAGCTCCAGCGCCTcatcagaatccattctgccCCATTTACACACCTCCGCTACACTTTAACCCAAACCGCACCGCTCTAGTGGCTTGTGGGGATTCGGCCGTCTCCTGTCTAGTGCTTCAACCGCACATGAACGTTTACCCTGTTTATCCCACACCATACCTGCATTCAAACACACAGAGTCCCTCACAGGCCTCGCTCTCCAGCGATTCCTCGGCTAGACGGTTTCCTGAAGATGTGTGTGACTCGTACGGACTGTGGCGGAGGCTGTGTGAGACGGCGAAGGGCTTCAGCTCCGGCAGTCCAGACACTGAGGCTCTGGCGTGCTTCTTCATGTGAGAGAGAGCAAACACATGCATTCATAATCATATCGCACTGATATTGACATATTTATGTGTGTTCTATAGTTTAGTTAAAGCAGAAGCATGTTATTGAGATAAACAGGAACTCATTAAAAGGCCCGTTCAccccaagaatgataactataaccatAAAGTTTTGAAAATCGCTAAAGACagtaaaaatgctgggttaaaaacaacccaagttgggttaaatatggactaacccagtggttgggttaaatgtttgcccaacatgctgggtagttttatttaacccaacttttgtttaaaaatgactgtatgtttggcttaaaatgaacccaaaatatgttggaaattaaaaatcagacacataattactagaggcaacaataataatcaaaaggtgaacatttattaataagcaatttaataaatgtttattaattattatttattaaacttattaataaatgttcatttataaaacatattaacaaatgttcatttccagctTATTTTTGGGCTAATTTTAGGCAGTAGTGGAGTTCACACAACAATTATAACGATAAAGGTGCAGTCAAGTAagcaaaattaaatttaatatatattttttaaattaatttgtattatttcttCATTGTTATGcattagtattttatttatatttacagcaaatgtatatattacaatatatttatacacatctttataaatgttaaattgtatatttattattttatttttgattcattttttatttgtttaatatttatcattataattCATCCTTTTTTCATTCTATTAATTGacttatatattaatattatacattttttattatttactattcATTATCGTGGACAGAtttatttggttattttataatttaatttattatacttATTCTTACAATCTTATTAACATGTATTTTTCCCAAATTACCTTCATTTCTTCATTgttgttaattattattttataataaatttacatacatttgaTAAGCAAAGGTAAATGTAggctgtataaatatatatatataatttttttttatttcatattgcatatttcattctttttcagattttttaaaaaagtatttgtttactattcattcattatttttcaaTATCATTCGCCACAGAAACAATATCGAATCATTTTCAGAgcgatttttttttctagtggaTGAACGATTTGTTGGTGTGGACGCGTCGCTAATAAAcgtagttatcattatagttattgttcttggtgtgaacgggtctTTAATATTCGTTATttgataaaacatgttttgtttatctctctctctcaggcgCGTGATTCGCTCATTCGCCGTTCACAGTCCGGATCTCCCGTTCACAGATGCCGTGAACGCGGCCGTTCAGGAGTGGAGGAAAATCTCAAACTTTGAACGCGAGCAATATTACATCAATGCCAGGATGTAAGCTGAAAAATTTCTGAAACTAACACAACTGAGAAGTGTTAAagaattaataattaacatttataaaatgtatttaattatgcaATAATTGTGTATTGATTTGATACTGTTTGGAGCagaacatttgacatttttaaccCTTTAGTTGCAGAAATGGTGGGTAAAGAGCAAATCTCACACTTAGAATAATGACCAACACATACAGTAATAGAGTGTTTAAgaggttttgttttattttgtttatatattccTCTAGGTTCATTGAGTTGGAAGATCAGGTCAAGAGCGCCAACAGAGCAGATGAAGATCAGTCGATTCCTGCTCAGACAGGTCAGGatttattataatgttgttgttttatttacttgttGAATGCTGATTGATGAAACATTTTACATTCTAAGCTAAACTTCATCTGTGACTAAAATAAATCGTAAACAATGAACCCAGAGTTCTGTCTGTCGCTCAGGTAATgtgaagaaaacaagaaaaagatcTAATAAGGTCGTCCAAGAGCGGCCGGTTCAAGATCTCGCCGAGAGCGCGCTGACGGAATACTCACAGGTCATGGACGCTCTAGAGTCAAAGGTCAGCggtgggtcagaggtcaccgaaGCCGAAGAGGAGGACGTGTGTGCGCTGTACCTCAACCAGCTCTTCAACCACAGTGAATTTACGACTGAGGTGAATTAAAATACAAaggctttaaagggttaaagaGCGAATCAGAACagcattaacattttaaaagtgtttttctctctttcaggCTGGTTTCGACGTGGACTACATCAGCTCTCTTCTCTCCGCAGATCACAGCCTCACAGACGACCTTAAGGAAAATTCCCAGGATGTGTTCTCCGGTATTATTCCGGAGCCAGTCGCCGGCTGCTCCAATTGGATTGACACTACGGTTTCTGAAGCACAGGTTCTGCCATCATCCGCTTCACAATGTGATTTCAGCACAAATCTTCAAGATCACATGATGCAGAATGTATTTCAGATGTCCACACCACCGGAATTAGTGTGGTTACAGGATAACGTCGTGGAAAATGACAGCCAGAATGCATTTCAAACATTAACCGAGGCCCAAAGTTCAGATCAAAGCTTTTCTGTTCAAGAAACGATTCATTCTGC
It encodes the following:
- the LOC127516496 gene encoding uncharacterized protein LOC127516496; the encoded protein is MENQSSAQPFSPLLPLHEDNEALLNYERTHPEERSVTDRPLQEDQTESQPVRMDDSQCFDAGDVFLVPETPADSQLKLMRSMKPSQTSVRSPQTLHSLQYEELEESRQWYRPAFDSEDPGRSQNLHFPTSIHQSVPQEELNRIPQFSEDRQPPSTPINVKPVTLFTHINPFHAPHLNPSWPVLVPHFNPIAPAPHQNPFCPIYTPPLHFNPNRTALVACGDSAVSCLVLQPHMNVYPVYPTPYLHSNTQSPSQASLSSDSSARRFPEDVCDSYGLWRRLCETAKGFSSGSPDTEALACFFMRVIRSFAVHSPDLPFTDAVNAAVQEWRKISNFEREQYYINARMFIELEDQVKSANRADEDQSIPAQTGNVKKTRKRSNKVVQERPVQDLAESALTEYSQVMDALESKVSGGSEVTEAEEEDVCALYLNQLFNHSEFTTEAGFDVDYISSLLSADHSLTDDLKENSQDVFSGIIPEPVAGCSNWIDTTVSEAQVLPSSASQCDFSTNLQDHMMQNVFQMSTPPELVWLQDNVVENDSQNAFQTLTEAQSSDQSFSVQETIHSALQDFGPEADGNSSGQKDKTSYVAELDSTVHSNCFSLQNYKSHHATITHSIKHPKTPANGGMEHDGEENKVVGQKTVKSTKEKGNVDSDIPNDSQRVRNNATETQTSIKEMSEEKNVNQNKKQKRRRRRRKQRKITTLNERTTLKTDDKDRRRPKTDQRHRKTQDGQRRSATSTKNEIIVEREQRTDVTETRSSVKDGRRGNLRQHDGQKTGENLQDELEKRQRPIKTGRSHEANKERR